In one window of Lepus europaeus isolate LE1 chromosome 14, mLepTim1.pri, whole genome shotgun sequence DNA:
- the PDC gene encoding phosducin, whose translation MEEAKSHSLEEDFEGQATHTGPKGVINDWRKFKLESEDSDSIPPSKKEILRQMSSQSKDDKDAKDRLGRKMSIQEYELIHQDKEDENCLRKYRRQCMQDMHQKLSFGPRYGFVYELETGEQFLETIEKEQKITTIVVHIYEDGIKGCEALNSSLTCLAAEYPMVKFCKIKASNTGAGDRFSSDVLPTLLVYKGGELISNFISVAEQFAEEFFAGDVESFLNEYGLLPEREMQALEQTNTDEDME comes from the exons ATGGAAGAAGCCAAAAGCCATAGTTTAGAGGAAGATTTTGAAGGACAagccacacacacag GACCCAAAGGAGTAATAAATGATTGGAGAAAGTTTAAATTAGAGAGTGAAGACAGTGATTCAATCCCACCTAGCAAGAAGGAGATTCTCAGGCAAATGTCTTCTCAGAGCAAAGATGACAAGGATGCAAAAGACAGACTGGGAAGGAAG ATGAGCATTCAAGAATATGAACTGATCCACCAAGACAAAGAGGATGAAAACTGCCTTCGTAAATACCGTAGACAGTGTATGCAGGATATGCACCAGAAGCTGAGTTTTGGGCCTAGATATGGCTTTGTATATGAGCTGGAAACTGGGGAGCAATTCCTGGAAACCATTGAAAAGGAACAAAAGATAACCACAATCGTCGTTCACATTTACGAAGATGGCATAAAGGGCTGCGAAGCTctaaacagcagcttaacttgccttGCAGCAGAGTACCCGATGGTCAAATTCTGTAAAATAAAAGCTTCCAACACGGGCGCTGGGGACCGCTTTTCCTCAGATGTTCTCCCTACACTGCTCGTCTACAAAGGGGGAGAACTGATAAGCAATTTCATTAGTGTTGCTGAGCAGTTTGCAGAAGAATTTTTTGCAGGGGATGTGGAGTCTTTCCTCAATGAATATGGGTTACTACCTGAGCGAGAGATGCAAGCCCTAGAGCAGACAAATACGGACGAGGACATGGAGTAA